A stretch of the Candidatus Desulfatibia profunda genome encodes the following:
- a CDS encoding ornithine--oxo-acid transaminase, with protein sequence MDAKYFIDLEEQFGAHNYQPMNVVLERGEGIWVWDVEGKKYLDCLSAYSAVNQGHAHPKIRQTMIEQLQKLTLTSRAFRNDQLGLFYKEICELTNTHKVLPMNSGAEAVETVIKAVRKWGYKVKGVPPDQAEVIVCENNFHGRTIAIIGFSTNEQYREGFGPFAPGFKIIPFGDAGALENAITPNTVAFLVEPIQGEGGIIVPPPGYLRQVKSICKKHNIVAIFDEIQTGLGRTGKLLAEEHDGVESDVTLIGKALSGGFYPISAVLSNSEVLGVFMPGDHGSTFGGNPLACAVARTALKVLIEENMIENAAKVGAYFQSRLQAIKSPHIKEVRGKGLLIGVELFPEVGGARRFCEQLIKAGILCKETHDHVIRFAPPLIISKEDIDWALERIEPVFTGNAP encoded by the coding sequence GGATGCTAAATATTTTATCGACCTTGAAGAACAATTTGGGGCTCATAATTATCAGCCGATGAATGTGGTTCTTGAACGCGGGGAAGGCATCTGGGTCTGGGATGTCGAGGGCAAAAAGTACCTGGACTGTCTTTCCGCCTATTCGGCAGTTAACCAGGGACACGCTCACCCCAAAATCAGGCAAACCATGATCGAGCAGCTCCAGAAACTGACGCTCACTTCCCGAGCCTTCCGCAATGACCAGTTGGGATTGTTTTATAAAGAAATCTGTGAGCTGACCAACACCCACAAGGTTCTGCCCATGAACAGCGGCGCCGAAGCCGTGGAAACCGTGATAAAGGCCGTTCGCAAGTGGGGTTATAAGGTCAAGGGGGTTCCGCCGGATCAGGCCGAAGTGATCGTTTGTGAAAACAACTTTCACGGCCGCACCATCGCGATTATCGGTTTCAGCACCAACGAGCAGTATCGGGAAGGCTTCGGACCTTTTGCCCCCGGATTCAAGATCATCCCTTTCGGAGATGCCGGGGCTCTGGAAAACGCCATCACCCCGAATACGGTAGCCTTTCTGGTTGAGCCGATCCAGGGTGAGGGCGGAATCATTGTACCGCCGCCGGGGTATTTGAGACAGGTCAAATCTATTTGTAAAAAACACAACATCGTTGCCATTTTTGACGAGATTCAGACCGGACTGGGCCGGACCGGCAAACTGCTCGCCGAAGAACACGACGGTGTTGAGTCCGACGTGACCCTGATCGGTAAAGCGCTTTCCGGCGGCTTCTACCCCATCTCTGCTGTTTTGTCGAATTCGGAGGTTCTGGGCGTCTTTATGCCCGGTGATCACGGCAGCACCTTCGGCGGAAATCCTCTGGCCTGTGCCGTCGCCCGCACAGCCCTCAAGGTCCTGATTGAAGAAAATATGATCGAAAACGCCGCCAAAGTAGGCGCCTATTTTCAGTCTCGTCTCCAAGCCATCAAAAGCCCCCACATCAAAGAAGTGCGGGGCAAGGGGCTCTTGATCGGCGTCGAACTTTTTCCTGAAGTTGGTGGGGCCCGCCGCTTTTGTGAACAACTTATCAAAGCAGGAATCCTGTGCAAAGAGACCCACGATCATGTCATCCGCTTTGCACCACCCCTGATCATCTCCAAAGAAGATATCGATTGGGCTCTGGAGCGAATCGAACCGGTTTTTACGGGTAATGCGCCATAA